The genomic window TAAGCTTTATCTGTGTCGATAGTACCTGATTAAGAATACGGGAGCTGTGTCAGTTGACTTGTGTTCGTTCagaaattagattaatttatagcCTGATTCAGGAGAGAGTAATAATATATGAAGGTATGTTACTTGTTACCAGAAAAATCTATGTGCTCTAATCTAatataattgtcttataggtaataacacagattaacccaacattatgttgggttaatctgtggtaATAATGTCAAGGGGAAGCTTAATGTTAAACCTTGCCCTCAAAGGGAAAACAGTTAATGCAGATCGTGTTCGTAGCAGTTCTAAATACATTCCAGTTAACAAAAAGTTTACTCAAGGTAAGTTACAAACTAATAGGCCCAGTACTAAGCCTTACTTATGCACTAAATGTGTATGacgttataaaaaaaaatcataggcTATTTTGCTACATCtcaaccttccgatgaccaaggGGGTGAATTTTGACCCCAatgcatgtttttatttaattaattcagacatattttcaattttaaactcattatttttttatctgaatttaatatcattctaagatttaaaatatttatttatatataaataaatatatatataataagatataataagataaaaaaatattttctatattttacgaaaaaaaattttttctgaatTTGAGGGGAACGAACTCCTttggccttccatgttccaattttatattaagtaaataccgtctattgtGTTGAATTGTAcgtaagaaacattccaatattgaaaaaaattgttttttgaacctgtggcgacgtaaattagtgtatattttaaaacttctttagttatatggtctaagagctagcaacgttttcgagcaactattttaagacatatgattctttaatatattattccctatgcatCCTAGAACACCTTACCGGTCATCTGGCTActgagacaggttgcgttcattactgcgcagcgcacctgtacaggtaaatatattgaatttaaaattattttaagacgaaaattttttttgccattacttgtaaaacattcttagaaatatgaattataattgccagacatttctgtggttgctaaatacgTGCCAGACGCTATAGTCTAAATGGCTATCAACGTTTTCGAGcaactattttaagacagctgattctttaatatattatttcctATGAATCCTCGAACACCTtcccggccatctggctactgaaacaggttgcgttcattaccgcgcagcacacctgtacaggtaaatataccgaatttaaaattattttaagacgtaaattttttttgccataactttttaaacattatcagaaacatgaattacaattgccagacatttctgtggttgctaaaagtgcgccagacgctatttattataaataataatagaaaaatttaaatcattttagtatgtctgtaattttaatattatattattaacacataaataaatgcaaaattaatttgccagacattaaTTCGGTTGCATTCACCAGCCAGATGgttttaaaatcataaaaataatgtgtatttTCAGCAAAACGATCGTTGGTTGGgttaagaaataagacaaacaaaagatacaggtaaatatatttgaaattagtttAAGACGAAAAGTGTGtttgccattactttttaaacattatcagaaacatgaattacaattgccagacatttctgtggttgctaaatgtgcgccagacgctatttattataaataataatagaaaagttTAAATCAAtttagtatgtctgtaattttaatattatattattaacacataaataaatgcaaaattaatttgccagacattaaTTCGGTTGCATTCAGCAGCCAGATGgttttaaaatcataaaaataatgtgtattttcagcaaaacgatcgctggctgtgttaagaaataagacaaacaGAAGATACAGGTAAATAAATTTGAAATGAATTacaattgccagacatttctgtggttgctaaatgcgcgccagacgctatttattataaataataatagaaaaatttagATCATTTTAGCatgtctgtaattttaatattatattattaacacataaataaatgcaaaattaatttgccagacattaaCTCGGTTGCAGTCATCAGCCAGATAAAATTAAAGTTGAAGGCGTAGGGTATTCCAGTAATATATTAGTTATTACAGAATGATAGTGGTAGAGTAGACTGGCGGAAAGAGACAAGAATAAATCTACCTACGgtatttaaagaaatttttatttatctcaCTAGCTAATAATGACAGAATTAAATAtgtaaaatgttaataaataaaaattattgtcgAAATTTTCAACaacataataaaatataatattttttattctgggaatcatttttttcatttaaattgtttaaattaatgttttcaaattaaataatcatagaaaaaaaggataaaatgaaattgaagtcgtatcaaaatttatacttgtatttatgaatatgatatatattatataatataactcACACTTGACAGCGAAGAACTTGATGTATGACGAAGATTTGACAAAACTGAATTAATGTCAGATATGTTACGATACTTAGCCATTAAGGCTGCAAAagaattgtaacattttttatGGTATCCATCAGTGGCATTAACTTGGTCCGGTAACTGTACCtacattattatattttaaattgtatttaatacGCGCACTCAAAACGTCATTACACTTTAACAGTTTTTCATCCACAAAAGTTATTACATTCTCGTTTTTTTCCTtgcaaaacacacattgtattttatttgccatTATACTGTATCACAATTACTTTTCACTAAATAGAAACTCGACAAGAATCGTTAACAAACTGTGAGTTTATTGTGACTGACCCATCTTAATAACATGTGCGGACAACATTCACCCCCGAAATTGTCGTATCTTTTGTTTGTCTAGTTTCTTAACCCAACCAGCGATCGTTTTGCTGAAAATACACATTATTTGtatgattttaaatccatctggctggttaatgcaaccgaattaatgccaggcaaattaattttgcgtttatttatgtgtaaataatataatattaaaatttcagacatactaaaatgatataaatttttcaattattatttataaaaaatagcgtctggcgcatatttagcaaccacagaaatacctggcaattataattcatatttctaataatgtttaaaaaaatggcaaaaaaatttttcgtcttaaaataattttaaattcgatatatttacctgtacaggtgcgctgcgcagtaatgaacgcaatctgtctcagtagccagatggccggtaaaGTGTTCAACGAAGCATAGggattaatatattaaaaaaccaaGTGTCTTAAAATCACTGTTTTCCAGACGTTGGTCTGGACTCTTGGTCCAATAAGTTCAGAATGATaattcctgtttttgttcaataGTAATTAAAATAGCACGGTAATTAAatagtaattaaaataaatacggactaagcacagagccttggtgcaatcctaatttcatgtgaaagtaggattgcaccaaggctctgtgcttagtccgtatttattctcattaattttggaccagataacagcgaaactacagggtaacattccatggtgcttaatgtatgctgatgatgtcgtgttagtaggaaatagtgaaagagacttagaacaaaaactggaacagtggagacaagctctggaggaaaaaggtttaaaacttagtaggacaaaaacagagtatttggaatgttcatttaaagatggagctactacaaataaaatggtatctttggatggtgaaatgattgtgaaaagcaatagttttaagtacctaggatcggtattacagagtaatggagaaatagatggagatgcatgcagtagaattagggctggatggatgaagtggaaagaagcgagtggtgtgttgtgtgacagaaaaattccaatgaagctgaagggaaaattctataaaacagccataagaccggctatgatgtacgggactgaatgttgggcagtgaaaaagaaagaggaacaacgaatgcatgtggcggaaatgagaatgcttagatggatgagtggagtgacaaagaaggataaaattagaaatgagtatattaggggaagtctaggtgtggcaccaattgatgccaaaatgagagagcataggttaagatggttcggtcatgttcaacgtcgagacgttaatcacccaatacgaagaatagctgaagtgcagattcctggaaggagtaggagaggaagaccaaagaagacctggggggaggcgataaggcaggacatgttggtaaaggggattaacattgatatgacccaagacagaattgtgtggagaaatgcaattagggaagccgaccccgcatagggataaggcaaagagaatgatgatgatgatgttcaatagtaattaaaaatatgttttactattgtttatttatgatttattgatacaatagtaaCATAAAAATTACGAATacctatattattttattttttaaaacttaatttttttgtcaaatgtcATTTTTTACTGGGGGTCATTTTTTGCCCCCGTTGGTCACccgtgtaacaaaaaaggttggtcattgGAAGGTTAACTGAATAATTATATTcgttattattattactatagttttttaattgtttcagACGAAGAAAATCGATCCTATTATGTAGggctaaaaaaataatgagtcCGCCTGTATTCTTCAGGTAAGAGTGGACTCTAAACAAAGTACAGACTGACATAATTAAGAAATAATTAAAAGAGTAAGATAATTAAGACATTTTATTATAGCATTGAGTTTGTTATTTAGATTAAAAGTCAATGATTTTATTGTTtcaaaaatcaatatacagtatgtccctgtaagttgtatccatatggaaaacttttttattattaattttacgaaaaaaagttattcttcataaaaagctctgcatggtccaaaacctaagatttaaccatcaaatatcaaattttttgaatattatacgaggtatgtcaaaaagcttgaattttactcaagagtaaaatagctttatttttcacaatatttaaaattgctattatgaaaagttgtttggaattaaaaactatattctagtatgcaattacatccttataattgaaaaacattttttttgaaaaattatggaaaactaacattaatttcaattattttaattcagataactcttttatgattaattttacgaaaaaaagtgattcttaataaaaagttctgcatggtttaaaacctaaaatacaaccatcctatgtcaaattttatcaattttatacgaggtatttcaaaaaagataaatttagatcaaaagtatagtacctttatagttcagaatatttcaattagaaggatgtaattacacactgaaacataatttttaattctaaataacttttcataataacaattttcgatattgtgaaaaataaacgtattttactcttgagcaaaattcatattttttgacatacctataatagaataaaattaataaaatttgacataagatggttgtattttaggttttagaccatgcaaaactttttattaagaatcactttttttcgtaaaattaataataaaagagttatctgaattgaaataactgaaaataatgttagttttcaataatttttcaaaaaaaaattttcaattagaagaatgtaattgcatactagaatatagtttttaattccaaacaacttttcaatattgtgaaaaataaagctactttactcttgagtgaaattcaaactttttgacatacctcgtataatattcaaaaaaattgatatttgatggttaaatcttaggttttggaccatgcagagctttttatgaagaataactttttttcgtaaatttaataataaaaaagttttccatatggatacaacttacagggacatactgtataatatttTCGTcgtttattgttaattttgtaaaatatgtcaataaactaaataaataacttatttttatttttttatataacccTTTTAGTATTCAAAATTATGTTAGACAGATATACATAAATCaataattaatatgaaaaaatcgtatacatattttaaatatcTAATATGAAAACCACGTATACAATAGAACTTAAGAATGAATAACTCGTAGGTcaggtaaaaaattaaatattaacaaTGTATGTGCAAAATTTATGTGTAACTATCGAAATGTGTCCAAATTAAAAATACGTAAAGatagttttttgtttttatgttataaTGTGCAgtaaatcagttttttgcctctcctgtaaaattgtattttattgagatacgaggttttcacactaagccatcgatatgatcaacgaaaaaagaagataaatttggtgacttttctagtaactttcttggggttgaatctgtctttttagtttactcctcttggttaaaaaatcaactataacatgtttcgttttgtagatatttaaaaaaaactatagattttacgtttttgcggatttttatttaaaattttttttgcaaaaaaataattataatctggttttagaaacatacactaaaatataaaataaaaacgtaattaaagatcaaaataaatcgtatgctagtacaattcaattgaatttaataactttaaattattttacaaacaatatcttatcatactaatgaatgcataaattagttactaacttaaataaacaaccaaattttaaatctaccctaaaggtaaagaaaatgaaaatgataaATCATGttctccaagtcacctacactagtggtcacaacatttactcattgtaacttgttttacagattgtaaataaatttagaggttaaataaaaagaaataatttacTAATGTTTAAGaggcttaataaattaaaaataggtaTGCATCTTGTTTAATTTCACTCCTTCAAGGAATAAACACAACTCTAcatttgaaagtgtgtcaatggaaacatttttttgtcgGTCTCTGAGACCCGATGTTAgctttaatgttcagaaaacctatgTTAGTTGCGGAAGGTTAAATGCTTTTTCAAATCTCCCTCCaccttgactaaattgcttagaacaaatttcacacctgTAAAGCTAAAGCTTTTCTTCAGTGTGTGTACTTAAGTGTTTTTGCAGCTGTTTGCATACCTAAATTGCATGAAataaatttcacacttgtgaggtttttcccgagtgtgcactctcaaatgataTTTCAAAACACCTGCTgtaataaactgcttaaaacaaatatcacacttgtgaggtttttctccagtgtgcacttttaaatgtgtttttaaaatacttgcttgactaaattgcttaacacaaatttcacacttgtgagatttttctccagtgtgcacactcaaatgtcttttcaaatgacttgcttgactaaattgcttagaacaaatttaaCACTTATGAAGCTCTTCTCCAGTGTACACTTTTAAATGTGTTTTTAAACTAACTGCTTGACTatattgcttaaaacaaatctcacacttatcaaggtttttctccagtatgcccTCTTAAGTGTGTTTTTAAAgtacctgcttcactaaattgcttaaaacaaatctcacacttatgctgtttttctccagtgtgcactttcaaatgtgtttttaaaatacttgcttgactaaattgcttaaaacaaatttcacacttgtgaggtttttccccagtgtgcacactcaaatgtcttttcaaatgacctgcttgactaaattgcttaaaacaaatctcacacttataaggtttttctccagaaTGCACTCTTAAGTGTGTTTTTAAAgtacctgcttcactaaattgcttaaaacaaatctcacacttatgcggtttttctccagtgtgcacttttaaatgtgtttttaaaatacttgcttgactaaattgcttaaaacaaatttcacacttgtgagatttttctccagtgtgcacactcaaatgtcttttcaaatgacttgcttgactaaattgcttagaacaaatttaaCACTTATGAAGCTCTTCTCCAGTGTACACTTTTAAATGTGTTTTTAAACTAACTGCTTGACTatattgcttaaaacaaatctcacacttatcaaggtttttctccagtatgcccTCTTAAGTGTGTTTTTAAAgtacctgcttcactaaattgcttaaaacaaatctcacacttatgcggtttttctccagtgtgcactttcaaatgtgtttttaaaatacttgcttgactaaattgcttaaaacaaatttcacacttgtgaggtttttccccagtgtgcacactcaaatgtcttttcaaatgacctgcttgactaaattgcttaaaacaaatctcacacttataaggtttttctccattATGCACTCTTAAGTGTGTTTTTAAAGAACTtgcttcactaaactgcttaaaacaaatctcacacttataaggtttttctccagtatgcagtCTTAAGTGTGTTTTTAAAgtacctgcttcactaaattgcttaaaacaaatctcacacttatgcggattttctccagtgtgcactgtcaaatgtcttttcaaataaCTTaattcactaaattgcttaaaacaaatttcacacttatgaggtttttccccagtgtgcacactcaaatgtcttttcaaatgacctgcttgactaaattgcttaaaacaaatctcacacttataaggtttttctccagtatgcactcttaAGTGTGTTTTTAAAGAACTtgcttcactaaactgcttaaaacaaatctcacacttataaggtttttctccagtatgcactatTAAGTGTGTTTTTAAAGAACTtgcttcactaaactgcttaaaacaaatctcacacttatgcggtttttctccagtgtgcacattcaaatgtgtttttaaaatacttgcttgactaaattgcttaaaacaaatttcacacttgtgaggtttttccccagtgtgcacactcaaatgtcttttcaaatgagctgcttgactaaattgcttaaaacaaatctcacacttataaggtttttctccagtatgcactatTAAGTGTGTTTTTAAAGAACTtgcttcactaaactgcttaaaacaaatctcacacttatGCGGATTTTCTCCAGAGTGCACtgtcaaatgtcttttcaaataaCTTaattcactaaattgcttaaaacaaatttcacacttatgaggtttttccccagtgtgcacactcaaatgtcttttcaaaggacctgcttgactaaattgcttaaaacaaatctcacacttatgaggtttttcccCCGTGTGTGTCCTTAAATGTGCTTTAAATGTACCTGTTTgtctaaattgcttaaaacaagtctcacacttataaggtttttctccagtatgcactcttaAGTGTGTTTTTAAAGcacctgcttcactaaattgcttaaaacaaatttcacacttataaggtttttctccagtatgcactcttaaatgtgttttaaaattaattgcctgtctaaattgcttaaaacaaatctcacacttataaggtttttctccagtatgcactcttaAGTGTGTTTTTAAAGcacctgcttcactaaattgcttaaaacaaatctcacacttataaggtttttctccagtatgcactcttaAGTGTGTTTTTAAAGTACCTGCTTcagtaaattgcttaaaacaaatctcacacttataaggtttttctccagtatgcagtCTTAAGTGTGTTTTTAAAGtacctgcttgactaaattgcttaaaacaaatctcacacttataaggtttttctccagtatgcagtCTTAAGTGTGTTTTTAAAgtacctgcttcactaaattgcttaaaacaaatctcacacttataaggtttttctccagtatgcagtCTTAAGTGTGTTTTTAAAgtacctgcttcactaaattgcttaaaacaaatctcacacttatgcggattttctccagtgtgcactgtcaaatgtcttttcaaataaCTTaattcactaaattgcttaaaacaaatttcacacttatgaggtttttctccagtgtgcactgtcaaatgtcttttcaaataaCTTaattcactaaattgcttaaaacaaatttcacacttatgaggtttttctccagtgtgcactttcaaatgtgtttttaaaatacttgcttgactaaattgcttaaaacaaatctcacacttatgaggtttttcccCCGTGTGTGTCCTTAAATGTGCTTTAAAAGTACCTGCTTgtctaaattgcttaaaacaaatttcacacttataaggtttttctccagtatgcactcttaAGTGTGTTTTTAAAGCACCTGCTTCACTAAatcgcttaaaacaaatttcacacttataagatttttctccagtatgcagtCTTAAGTGTGTTTTTAAAGCACCTGCTTCACTAAatcgcttaaaacaaatttcacacttataaggtttttctccagtgtgcactgtcaaatgtcttttcaaatgacctgcttgactaaattgcttaaaacaaatctcacacttataaggttttacTCTAGGGTGCattctcaaatgtattttcaaatcgTTTGCTTCGCTGAATTTCTTAAGGCAAACTTCACAGTCCAGctttattttaaatttgtgtGTTTTTATGTGTAATTTAAGACTGTCTACAGTACTAAATtgtttagaacaaatttcacacttgtaagactTTTTCCCAGTGTGTATTTTCACGAGTTTGTTGAAATCACTTTTGTGGCCAAGCTGATTaatacaaatttcacattttttttctTCATCTGGTTGAATCCCACAGTCTTTGTTACATGCATGTAGAGATGTTGTTTTCATAATTCCCAATGTGTCCTTCTCTCTGAGAGTTCCTAAAaggaaagaaaatatttaatacaaagcAAGGAAACATTTTAGGGTGATTCCacttcaaatcactcaattttggataaaaaaaaatttggatcttcgatttgtctgaaaattggtatatagcatcTGCGGGATGTAGTTTAAACGATTTTACAGTAATTTGGTacttatttaaacaaatttgcattttctatcgtaaagtatcaatggaaaacaatattttaataaggcttttcattcacagtaatttgtttggagcttctgtcatgtgtcacataatgttaatatatctacgtacgttattggcatatatgctttaaattgcatgtgacagaaaaaaggcacgtctgtgattagagacatttataacatttattctagttattttagttgtcgatagatggcgctataatctaagaAAGAATTATTTCGGAATtacataatatatctacgaatgtaatctgtacaatttataagactatacaaatcaaagaaaataccattttataaatgcaataaaaaacacaattgatttgtttttatgccaaattgaaaatagaatgtgacaactgtcagatttaactgctcctcctaagtgccttatCTAtcgaggttggcgatcaatatggcaaatttctttCTGCTCTGGGCTTGAtggattaagtcattccctgttgtgtgggtccaatctctgatgtttcggagccagtatattttctttcttcctataccccttttaccttcgattttgccttctaatattacctgaatCTGCTCAAATTCCccatggcgcattatgtgtcctagatatgacgtctttctaattttgattctattgaccagatgaggacgtgtgttcattatttccagtatttcttcatttgtagttttgctggtccagcttattcttagcattcggcggtacataCATATTTCGaatgaatagggaacttgcacaattttttttattacataataatgttcagttttgtttaaaaatgagatttccaaaatttcaggcttcaaaaactcataataacttcgaaatacatatttaaagtcttctgcggtataaaatagttcaaacgacccgtgacgtcacatagttttacattagttattattatggttatatttcgctgtgtctaggtacacgctaacgtgtacgcaaataaaaaagttagcatACACTcaaattaaacttcatcaagccagtgacgtcattattaagcgtgcgcagtgactataTTTTGGTACAAGCTATTTTGaaatgtttagtgtttgtttgatagaaaaatatttgttaaaggaagggaagcagaactattcagatgtttcaaacttaattgtaataaatcaatgtatataaaaaagtatatatttaggttagcaaaataaatatatgtatttagttgacataacacgtacacaatattgttaaaataatttttatacgaaagttaattattataatcaattattctaaatgggaaataagccacactttaactaaaaatgattttattaacgtttcgacgtccaaatcggatgtcattgtcaaaatacaaaaattagtcagattaaataaattattagaaaaatttttactaagtaacaacatttttgtttaatttaataatattttgtatttttccaacgacgtccgatttagacgtcgaaacgtcaataaaatcattttttaggtaaattgtggcttagttccatttagaatagttgattacaaaaatgccacaaggaaatagcttcagaataagttaattattattgtgaaagctttaggtcttccttttattttaattttggacggtaatGGTAATACTATTTtacttataactaaaaaaatatatattaatttatagtctcttaactttttcatactgttttaaaatgttaaactcattaaaacaactaaataattgtacacactgcatagttaatttaaaaacaaacataaacaaataaaaaataagaaatctcttcactaatcaatattaaaattaaagtgtaaacacaacgcgattaaGCAAATTCCAACACTCTGACACTCTAATTTTTTAATTTCCGTACACGTTAgggtgtacctagacacagcgttatatttaggtatattcttcttctccttctttagtttattggcctccacctacttgggtatttggccagctcgtcgttggagaataaaggaaaaatatttatattctaatgacatttatcgtatgtcgttgtaataatatataccagtttgttgggattggagtttgatacagtttttgaagaaaagtaaagaaggtttactattgaaaataaaaccattttgtaaaagtgcaaattttctatgaatagtccAAACGATCAAacacacttttaacgtcacataacgtTTGTATTATTACATaatgtattttttactgacgtttataatgtctaatttaaaattatatatacaattggtgtagaatgttaATGTACAACCCTGTGAAGTCATGACGCGTTTTgaggtggctggtataagttgaatttttagtcgtctttaggggccaaacgaaagacaaacaaaacttttttatctttgatacaggttctaaattatgttctgttgtgatttataatatttttttcgaatttaaaattttatgcaagttccctattcagtttgttgacgtcatactcttttaa from Diabrotica virgifera virgifera chromosome 5, PGI_DIABVI_V3a includes these protein-coding regions:
- the LOC114333367 gene encoding zinc finger protein 493 isoform X3, which encodes MEVKTDRKEDFVEGDPRYIASQLFLSTNLGNLKKEQKDSAMEIKDEIKEELEGDPTYIESQLSTSIYLEDLKNESEDDNSGTLREKDTLGIMKTTSLHACNKDCGIQPDEEKKCEICINQLGHKSDFNKLVKIHTGKKSYKCEICSKQFSTVDSLKLHIKTHKFKIKLDCEVCLKKFSEANDLKIHLRMHPRVKPYKCEICFKQFSQAGHLKRHLTVHTGEKPYKCEICFKRFSEAGALKTHLRLHTGEKSYKCEICFKRFSEAGALKTHLRVHTGEKPYKCEICFKQFRQAGTFKAHLRTHTGEKPHKCEICFKQFSQASILKTHLKVHTGEKPHKCEICFKQFSELSYLKRHLTVHTGEKPHKCEICFKQFSELSYLKRHLTVHTGENPHKCEICFKQFSEAGTLKTHLRLHTGEKPYKCEICFKQFSEAGTLKTHLRVHTGEKPYKCEICFKQFSEAGALKTHLRVHTGEKPYKCEICFKQFRQAINFKTHLRVHTGEKPYKCEICFKQFSEAGALKTHLRVHTGEKPYKCETCFKQFRQTGTFKAHLRTHTGEKPHKCEICFKQFSQAGPLKRHLSVHTGEKPHKCEICFKQFSELSYLKRHLTVHSGENPHKCEICFKQFSEASSLKTHLIVHTGEKPYKCEICFKQFSQAAHLKRHLSVHTGEKPHKCEICFKQFSQASILKTHLNVHTGEKPHKCEICFKQFSEASSLKTHLIVHTGEKPYKCEICFKQFSEASSLKTHLRVHTGEKPYKCEICFKQFSQAGHLKRHLSVHTGEKPHKCEICFKQFSELSYLKRHLTVHTGENPHKCEICFKQFSEAGTLKTHLRLHTGEKPYKCEICFKQFSEASSLKTHLRVHNGEKPYKCEICFKQFSQAGHLKRHLSVHTGEKPHKCEICFKQFSQASILKTHLKVHTGEKPHKCEICFKQFSEAGTLKTHLRGHTGEKP
- the LOC114333367 gene encoding zinc finger protein 493 isoform X5; this translates as MEVKTDRKEDFVEGDPRYIASQLFLSTNLGNLKKEQKDSAMEIKDEIKEELEGDPTYIESQLSTSIYLEDLKNESEDDNSGTLREKDTLGIMKTTSLHACNKDCGIQPDEEKKCEICINQLGHKSDFNKLVKIHTGKKSYKCEICSKQFSTVDSLKLHIKTHKFKIKLDCEVCLKKFSEANDLKIHLRMHPRVKPYKCEICFKQFSQAGTLKTHLRLHTGEKPYKCEICFKQFSEAGTLKTHLRLHTGEKPYKCEICFKQFSQAGTLKTHLRLHTGEKPYKCEICFKQFTEAGTLKTHLRVHTGEKPYKCEICFKQFSEAGALKTHLRVHTGEKPYKCEICFKQFRQAINFKTHLRVHTGEKPYKCEICFKQFSEAGALKTHLRVHTGEKPYKCETCFKQFRQTGTFKAHLRTHTGEKPHKCEICFKQFSQAGPLKRHLSVHTGEKPHKCEICFKQFSELSYLKRHLTVHSGENPHKCEICFKQFSEASSLKTHLIVHTGEKPYKCEICFKQFSQAAHLKRHLSVHTGEKPHKCEICFKQFSQASILKTHLNVHTGEKPHKCEICFKQFSEASSLKTHLIVHTGEKPYKCEICFKQFSEASSLKTHLRVHTGEKPYKCEICFKQFSQAGHLKRHLSVHTGEKPHKCEICFKQFSELSYLKRHLTVHTGENPHKCEICFKQFSEAGTLKTHLRLHTGEKPYKCEICFKQFSEASSLKTHLRVHNGEKPYKCEICFKQFSQAGHLKRHLSVHTGEKPHKCEICFKQFSQASILKTHLKVHTGEKPHKCEICFKQFSEAGTLKTHLRGHTGEKP